From a region of the Halanaerobium hydrogeniformans genome:
- a CDS encoding replicative helicase loader/inhibitor, with protein MNRKEIVRLLSYMNYNYSGRFKFPRDSKTENKMMIEVWLDLLKYYDYSLIIKVLKKLMITNAMWPPSAGELIKEAEMIMKAPEDKLTAGEAWSLALNAVRNYGYYEVHKAMDSLPKKVKDTVEHFGGFRTLCHSDITNGYARNQFMRLYKEVDRKDKELLFLPDKLKNDILMLADK; from the coding sequence ATGAACAGAAAAGAGATTGTTCGACTTCTAAGCTACATGAACTATAATTATTCCGGGAGGTTTAAGTTTCCAAGGGATTCGAAAACTGAAAACAAGATGATGATAGAAGTCTGGTTAGATTTGCTAAAATATTATGACTATTCTCTGATCATAAAAGTTTTGAAGAAACTTATGATCACTAATGCAATGTGGCCGCCATCTGCTGGAGAACTGATTAAAGAAGCAGAGATGATTATGAAAGCTCCAGAAGATAAATTAACTGCAGGAGAAGCATGGAGCCTGGCATTAAATGCTGTTCGCAATTATGGATATTATGAAGTTCATAAGGCTATGGATTCTTTACCAAAGAAAGTTAAAGATACGGTTGAGCATTTCGGTGGATTTAGAACTCTCTGCCATTCTGATATTACTAATGGTTATGCCAGAAATCAATTTATGAGACTTTATAAAGAGGTAGACAGAAAAGATAAAGAGCTTCTCTTTCTTCCAGATAAATTAAAAAATGACATTTTAATGCTTGCTGACAAATAG
- a CDS encoding IS3-like element ISHahy4 family transposase (programmed frameshift) produces the protein MANRKYSDETKEQIVKECREIGNTALVARRHNISKHTVYSWVKKAKETGSVRSLPKDEKKQMKEIENRLSKMSDENDKLKKIVAEKELELAILRELRDKVKPPIALKVQIASKWINKGYKISIVLDFVGLNSSTYYSNINRKTESESTNSSNSNNPQGRPVPGYSLTESGEKISDEQIKEWLLELVAGDGFPYGYRKLTVCLKEDYNLKINKKKVYRLCKELDILRSQRKIKKFRPKKIAKQEEITEPNQLWQMDLKYGYINGTDQFFFQMSVIDVFDKTVIDYHLGLSCKAKDTCRVLKAALNKRKLYKGMNLPKIRTDNGPQFVSKLFGDTCEKLGVEHQRIPVRTPNMNAHIESFHSVLEKDCYSINEFSSFIDAYKKVSEYMNYYNNRYRHGSLNDMPPAKFYKLAKAEKIVAEPVLA, from the exons ATGGCAAACAGAAAATATTCCGATGAAACTAAAGAACAAATTGTAAAAGAATGTCGCGAAATAGGTAACACAGCTCTTGTAGCAAGACGACATAATATTTCTAAGCATACTGTTTACAGCTGGGTCAAAAAAGCTAAAGAAACAGGATCAGTTAGATCTCTTCCTAAAGATGAAAAAAAGCAAATGAAAGAGATAGAAAATAGATTAAGTAAAATGAGCGATGAAAATGATAAGCTCAAAAAAATTGTAGCAGAAAAAGAATTAGAATTAGCGATTTTAAGGGAGTTGAGAGATAAAGTAA AACCCCCGATAGCCCTCAAAGTTCAGATTGCATCAAAGTGGATAAATAAAGGGTATAAAATCTCTATTGTTTTAGACTTTGTTGGGCTTAATTCTTCCACTTACTACAGTAATATAAATAGAAAAACTGAGAGTGAAAGTACTAATAGCAGCAATTCCAATAATCCTCAAGGAAGACCTGTCCCTGGGTATTCTCTAACTGAATCAGGTGAAAAAATATCTGATGAACAGATTAAAGAATGGCTCTTAGAACTGGTTGCAGGAGATGGCTTCCCTTATGGTTACAGGAAACTTACAGTCTGTTTAAAAGAAGACTATAACTTGAAAATAAATAAGAAAAAAGTATACAGGTTATGCAAAGAACTGGATATATTAAGATCGCAAAGAAAAATCAAAAAATTTAGACCTAAAAAGATTGCAAAACAGGAAGAAATTACAGAACCAAATCAACTCTGGCAGATGGATTTAAAATACGGCTACATAAATGGAACAGATCAGTTCTTTTTCCAGATGTCAGTAATTGATGTCTTTGATAAGACTGTTATAGATTATCACCTGGGACTAAGCTGTAAAGCTAAAGATACCTGCAGGGTATTAAAGGCTGCTTTAAATAAAAGAAAGCTGTATAAAGGCATGAATTTGCCTAAAATTAGAACAGATAATGGACCACAATTTGTCTCTAAATTATTTGGAGACACCTGTGAAAAACTGGGGGTAGAGCATCAGAGAATTCCAGTTAGAACACCTAATATGAATGCTCATATAGAATCATTTCATTCGGTTTTAGAAAAAGATTGTTATTCAATTAATGAATTCAGTAGTTTTATTGACGCCTATAAAAAAGTCAGTGAGTATATGAATTATTATAACAACAGATACCGTCATGGCAGTCTTAATGATATGCCTCCAGCAAAATTTTATAAACTGGCTAAAGCAGAAAAAATAGTTGCTGAACCAGTACTCGCCTAA
- the istB gene encoding IS21-like element helper ATPase IstB: protein MNKEIILETKNYIKELKIAGIRNDLNQKLAEAYRNNTPYEELLRDLFRDAYDMRKENGRKNRIKNAKFPYKKYLDTLIVDYLPESAQAKFKELKSLKFIEENRNIIFSGNPGTGKSHLSIGLGIKACNEGYKVFFATVPQFINQLKETQSERRLTNFESKFQKYDLIILDELGYISFDQKGSELLFSFLSLRAERKSTIITSNLSFERWNEVFNDPALTAAMVDRLTHKSYVINMNGNSYRMKETEEWLGQ, encoded by the coding sequence ATGAATAAAGAAATAATACTGGAAACTAAAAATTACATCAAAGAACTAAAGATTGCTGGTATTAGAAACGACTTAAATCAAAAACTGGCTGAAGCTTATCGCAACAATACACCTTACGAAGAACTATTAAGAGATCTATTTCGAGATGCATATGATATGCGTAAAGAAAATGGCCGTAAAAATAGGATTAAAAATGCTAAATTCCCATACAAAAAATATTTGGATACCCTAATTGTAGACTATCTACCTGAGAGTGCTCAAGCTAAGTTTAAAGAGTTAAAGTCGCTTAAATTTATTGAAGAAAATAGAAACATAATTTTCTCAGGAAATCCTGGGACTGGAAAAAGTCATTTGTCTATAGGCCTTGGTATCAAGGCCTGTAACGAGGGCTATAAAGTCTTCTTTGCCACAGTACCACAGTTTATCAACCAATTGAAAGAAACCCAGAGCGAAAGAAGATTAACTAATTTTGAATCTAAATTCCAAAAATATGACTTAATAATTTTAGATGAATTGGGCTACATCTCTTTTGACCAGAAAGGAAGCGAACTTTTATTCTCCTTTCTTTCACTAAGAGCAGAACGCAAATCTACTATCATAACTTCCAATCTCTCATTTGAGAGGTGGAATGAGGTGTTTAATGATCCAGCATTAACTGCAGCTATGGTAGATAGATTGACCCACAAATCATATGTAATTAATATGAATGGTAATTCTTACCGAATGAAAGAAACTGAAGAGTGGCTGGGTCAATAA
- a CDS encoding IS256 family transposase: MNSIPEKNSDGQVEFHDLIIELIKNFLENFLKAELTEFLNYEKHEYSGRNSGNSRNGSYLRDFLTQFGSIKGLNVPRDRNGEFQTELFQPYKRYDNWLEEAIINMYANGLSTRYVADWIEQMYGQKYSPTTISNLTNVALEEVKKWKERPLQKRYSVIFIDGMSIKVRRDTVANESVYIIIGINEDGYREILDFYIGATESAALWEEVLSNLKERGVQEVLLGVIDGLPGLKDSFLKVFPKADVQRCIVHKVRNTIVKVRKKDTDEIVKDLKKIYRSPSREFAEKALEEFDFKWSKIYPKVTQSWYVDKDELLTFYKYPESIHKAIYTTNWIERANKEIKKRLKPMNSLPNVQAAEKIIYLKIIEYNSKWSDRKMRGFLAAKDQLHQLFKERY; this comes from the coding sequence ATGAACAGTATACCCGAAAAAAACAGTGATGGTCAAGTTGAATTTCACGATTTAATCATTGAACTCATCAAAAATTTTCTCGAGAATTTCCTCAAGGCTGAATTAACTGAATTTCTAAACTATGAAAAACATGAATACTCAGGTAGAAACTCTGGCAATAGTCGTAATGGATCTTATCTTCGTGATTTCTTAACTCAGTTTGGCAGTATTAAAGGCTTAAATGTTCCTAGAGATAGAAATGGTGAATTCCAAACTGAACTATTCCAACCATATAAACGCTATGATAACTGGCTTGAAGAAGCTATAATAAACATGTATGCTAATGGCCTTTCCACCCGCTATGTAGCTGATTGGATAGAGCAGATGTATGGACAAAAATATAGCCCTACTACTATTAGTAATCTAACTAATGTTGCTCTTGAAGAGGTTAAAAAGTGGAAAGAAAGACCACTTCAAAAACGGTACAGCGTTATTTTTATTGATGGCATGAGCATAAAAGTCAGACGAGATACTGTTGCAAATGAATCTGTATATATTATCATTGGTATCAATGAAGACGGCTATCGTGAAATACTTGATTTCTACATTGGTGCAACTGAATCTGCTGCTTTATGGGAAGAAGTACTAAGTAATTTAAAAGAACGCGGAGTCCAGGAAGTCCTACTAGGTGTTATAGATGGACTCCCAGGACTTAAAGATTCTTTTCTAAAAGTATTCCCTAAAGCGGATGTGCAGCGTTGTATAGTTCATAAAGTGCGTAATACAATAGTCAAAGTTAGAAAAAAAGATACTGATGAAATCGTTAAAGATTTAAAAAAGATCTATAGATCTCCCAGCAGAGAGTTTGCAGAAAAAGCTTTAGAAGAATTTGATTTTAAATGGAGTAAAATCTATCCTAAAGTTACTCAAAGCTGGTACGTAGATAAAGATGAACTATTAACATTTTATAAATATCCAGAAAGCATACATAAAGCCATATACACAACAAACTGGATTGAAAGAGCCAATAAAGAAATCAAAAAAAGATTAAAGCCTATGAATAGTTTGCCTAATGTACAAGCAGCTGAAAAAATAATTTATTTAAAGATTATTGAGTACAACTCAAAATGGTCTGATAGAAAGATGAGAGGATTTTTAGCTGCAAAAGATCAGCTCCATCAACTATTTAAAGAACGATACTGA
- a CDS encoding AI-2E family transporter, translating into MFQNRFFKFTAAIIMLLLIFFIITQLPQLINFLKGVFQLVIIPSLLGIFIYYLLRPLVRFLHKYIKYKNLSILLTITALLILISFITYFAGNIIYTEIQRLIRFLSDYENIAIRISELISDIEEIGFLEELDIESRLIQFARNVGNRLTDYDFVGIFDSLAQMFTIVFLTPFIVIYFLKDDKLLFEKLIKLVPKDNQETVKVIFKKIDRIFGVYMPSQLLVGAISGTIMFIGYTFIGMPNALGLSFILAIASIIPVIGPAIGVSPAVFIALTTSWVMLIQVAVLMTIVQLFENNVVRPILQGGMLNTHPIAIIFSIVIATLLFGILGALVAVPIYVSIRESSKVILNR; encoded by the coding sequence ATGTTTCAGAATCGTTTTTTCAAATTTACTGCAGCTATTATAATGCTTTTGTTAATATTTTTCATAATAACCCAGCTTCCCCAGTTAATTAATTTTTTAAAGGGAGTTTTTCAATTAGTTATTATTCCTTCATTGTTGGGAATATTTATTTATTATCTTTTGAGGCCTTTAGTACGCTTTTTGCATAAATATATCAAATATAAAAATTTATCGATTCTGCTTACAATTACTGCACTGTTAATCCTGATATCATTTATAACATATTTTGCCGGTAATATTATCTATACTGAGATTCAGAGGTTAATCAGGTTCTTAAGTGATTACGAAAATATTGCAATCCGGATTAGTGAGTTAATTAGTGATATAGAAGAGATTGGCTTTTTAGAAGAATTAGATATAGAGAGCAGATTAATCCAATTTGCCAGAAATGTCGGCAATCGGCTAACAGATTATGATTTTGTAGGTATCTTTGATTCGCTGGCCCAAATGTTTACAATTGTCTTTTTAACTCCATTTATAGTAATTTATTTTCTTAAAGATGATAAGCTTTTATTTGAAAAACTAATTAAATTAGTTCCAAAAGATAATCAGGAAACAGTTAAAGTTATTTTTAAAAAAATAGATCGTATCTTTGGAGTTTATATGCCCAGCCAGCTCTTAGTTGGAGCAATCTCAGGTACTATTATGTTTATTGGTTATACATTTATCGGCATGCCCAATGCCCTGGGCCTATCCTTTATTTTAGCAATAGCCTCAATAATACCTGTTATAGGTCCAGCTATTGGAGTTTCCCCAGCAGTCTTTATTGCCTTAACAACTAGCTGGGTAATGCTTATTCAGGTGGCAGTTTTGATGACTATTGTCCAGCTCTTTGAAAATAATGTTGTTCGGCCTATTCTTCAGGGAGGAATGTTAAATACTCATCCTATCGCCATTATTTTTAGTATTGTGATTGCTACCCTTCTATTTGGCATTTTAGGAGCTTTAGTGGCAGTTCCTATATATGTATCTATTAGAGAGAGCAGCAAGGTTATACTCAATAGATGA
- a CDS encoding TetR/AcrR family transcriptional regulator encodes MSLRNKRKQETREQILKYARHLFSDRGYQQTTVSEIAAQSGIAEGTIYNYFDSKGEILVTIFAEYFPQKSYQFNDIKPGKPEDLVEEIINFLEHHLSIVKKLDKSLLREGFSLQLKYKHENENIFKELDKIDQKIIKEVREFLFELKDKKVIVSDVDLYKFTNICYSIYHYNFSKFVMGPQSDYGNFISELKEEIRFIIREILM; translated from the coding sequence AAACTAGAGAACAGATATTAAAGTATGCCAGGCATCTTTTTTCGGATAGAGGTTATCAACAAACTACTGTTTCAGAAATTGCGGCCCAGTCGGGAATTGCAGAGGGTACAATCTATAACTACTTTGACTCTAAAGGAGAAATCTTAGTTACTATTTTTGCTGAATATTTCCCACAGAAAAGTTATCAGTTTAATGATATTAAGCCTGGTAAGCCAGAAGATTTGGTAGAAGAAATAATTAATTTTTTAGAACATCATTTGTCAATAGTTAAAAAATTGGATAAATCCCTGCTTCGAGAGGGATTTTCTTTACAGCTTAAATACAAGCATGAAAATGAAAATATTTTTAAAGAATTAGATAAGATCGATCAGAAAATTATAAAAGAAGTGAGAGAATTTTTGTTTGAGCTAAAAGATAAAAAGGTTATAGTTTCTGATGTAGATCTATATAAATTTACCAATATATGTTATTCGATTTATCATTATAACTTCAGCAAATTTGTGATGGGCCCTCAGAGTGATTATGGAAACTTTATATCAGAGTTAAAAGAAGAAATTAGATTTATAATTAGAGAAATTTTAATGTAA
- the istA gene encoding IS21 family transposase, with the protein MIKLNEKADILIKHFVEGQSIRKIARESEFSRNTIRKYIRDHEEKLQNLDKAKSRDEILTLIESLVETPEYDSSNRNKYKMNEAIKKDIDYCIKENKKRRATGMRKLQRKKIDIHEYLLGKGHDISYSTVCNYIRNTYENAAKEAYIKQLYHEGESLQFDYGEANLEIAGKNKTLNMALFTTGFGFHHYGKFYANKKMTSFLDAHVKAFKNFNGVYHEVVYDNLKQAVKRFVGPSEKEATEDLVKLSLYYGFKYRFCNAYRGNEKGKVEKGVDFVRRRIFSQKTSFESIEEANEYLAAGLKRLNSMKKAELDNRSPYELWQQEIPYLLPLKPPYEACREKECRVNKYSFVTFEQNKYSVPDHLVGRFVNSRIYSDYIKIYYNDELVAKHQRIYEVHKCSIEIEHYLLTLKRKPGALKKSLAFHQMAPDLKEIYKLYYDNYTRKTKEFIELLELVSEKGLDEIKGAIETLSKNKKSMVTTANIKVLVQKENTPDFTISSEINENSLELLKKWDTMFSLQNHQEVIQ; encoded by the coding sequence GTGATAAAATTGAATGAAAAAGCCGATATTCTAATTAAACATTTTGTCGAGGGTCAATCAATTAGAAAAATAGCTAGAGAGTCAGAATTTTCAAGAAATACTATCCGCAAATATATCCGAGATCATGAAGAAAAACTTCAGAATCTGGATAAAGCAAAATCCAGAGATGAAATATTAACCTTAATTGAATCTCTAGTAGAAACTCCTGAGTATGACAGCTCTAACCGTAATAAATATAAAATGAATGAAGCTATCAAAAAAGATATTGATTACTGCATTAAAGAAAACAAAAAACGGCGAGCAACAGGTATGCGTAAGCTGCAGCGTAAAAAGATTGATATTCATGAATATCTGCTCGGTAAAGGTCATGATATTAGTTACTCAACAGTCTGCAACTACATCAGAAACACCTATGAAAATGCAGCCAAAGAAGCATATATAAAACAGCTCTATCATGAAGGAGAATCCCTTCAGTTCGACTATGGTGAAGCCAATTTAGAAATTGCAGGTAAAAACAAAACCCTTAATATGGCTCTATTCACAACTGGTTTTGGTTTTCATCACTATGGTAAATTTTATGCTAATAAAAAGATGACTTCATTTTTAGATGCTCATGTTAAAGCATTTAAGAACTTCAATGGAGTATATCATGAAGTAGTTTATGATAATTTAAAACAGGCTGTAAAAAGATTCGTTGGTCCTTCTGAAAAAGAAGCTACTGAGGATCTAGTTAAGCTTTCCCTCTACTATGGCTTTAAATACCGCTTTTGTAACGCATATCGCGGGAACGAAAAAGGCAAAGTTGAGAAAGGCGTTGATTTCGTCAGGCGGCGGATCTTCTCCCAGAAAACAAGTTTTGAATCCATAGAAGAAGCAAATGAGTATCTTGCTGCAGGACTAAAAAGGCTTAACTCAATGAAAAAAGCTGAATTAGATAACAGATCACCATATGAGCTCTGGCAGCAGGAAATACCATATCTACTGCCTTTAAAACCTCCATATGAGGCCTGCAGAGAAAAAGAATGTAGAGTCAATAAATACAGCTTTGTAACCTTTGAGCAGAATAAATATTCTGTACCTGATCATCTTGTTGGAAGATTTGTTAACAGCAGAATTTACTCAGATTATATAAAAATATACTACAACGATGAGCTGGTAGCAAAGCATCAGAGAATATATGAAGTTCATAAATGCAGTATTGAAATAGAACATTATCTTCTAACTCTAAAAAGAAAGCCTGGTGCATTGAAAAAATCCCTAGCTTTTCATCAAATGGCACCAGACCTCAAAGAGATATATAAATTATACTACGATAATTATACCAGAAAAACTAAAGAATTCATAGAGCTTTTAGAACTGGTAAGTGAGAAAGGTCTGGATGAAATTAAGGGTGCTATAGAAACTCTTTCTAAAAACAAAAAGTCAATGGTAACAACTGCTAATATCAAAGTGTTAGTTCAAAAGGAGAATACTCCTGATTTTACAATTTCCAGTGAAATAAATGAGAATTCTCTGGAACTATTAAAAAAATGGGATACTATGTTTAGTCTCCAAAATCATCAGGAGGTGATCCAGTAA
- a CDS encoding MBL fold metallo-hydrolase, with translation MIDAGDRYSSIATKMVDYLNSNNVERLDAVFSTHPHADHIGGMSAVINNFEVSQIYDSGKIHTSKTYEDYFYIAP, from the coding sequence TTGATAGATGCAGGTGATAGGTACAGCAGTATAGCAACAAAAATGGTGGATTATCTTAATTCTAATAATGTAGAAAGGCTGGATGCAGTTTTTTCTACTCATCCTCATGCAGATCATATTGGTGGTATGTCAGCAGTTATAAATAATTTTGAGGTTTCTCAAATATATGATTCAGGCAAAATACATACTTCTAAAACCTACGAGGATTATTTCTATATAGCCCCCTAA
- a CDS encoding YvrJ family protein, translating into MEELFTLISSYGFPMVLSVYLLIRFETKLKDLESSIDTLILLNNSSDNRSSNKTDFIH; encoded by the coding sequence ATGGAAGAACTATTTACTCTTATCAGTTCTTATGGTTTTCCGATGGTTTTATCGGTCTATCTCTTGATTCGTTTTGAAACCAAGCTTAAAGACCTTGAATCTTCTATCGACACACTAATTCTTCTTAACAACAGCTCTGATAATAGATCCAGTAATAAAACTGATTTTATTCATTAA